The Streptomyces laurentii genome contains a region encoding:
- a CDS encoding ubiE family methyltransferase (Methyltransferase domain; pfam13847;~S-adenosylmethionine binding site [chemical binding];~S-adenosylmethionine-dependent methyltransferases (SAM or AdoMet-MTase), class I; AdoMet-MTases are enzymes that use S-adenosyl-L-methionine (SAM or AdoMet) as a substrate for methyltransfer, creating the product S-adenosyl-L-homocysteine (AdoHcy); cd02440;~UbiE family methyltransferase [Streptomyces fulvissimus DSM40593];~UniProt-pubmed:11572948; UniProt-pubmed:20624727; UniProt-pubmed:21463507; UniProt-pubmed:18375553; UniProt-pubmed:20581206; UniProt-pubmed:12000953; UniProt-pubmed:20064060; UniProt-pubmed:21551298;~identified by MetaGeneAnnotator; putative), which translates to MTDRSATRPEPSTPRETAVYTHGHHESVLRSHRWRTAENSAAYLLPELKPGLTVLDVGCGPGTISADLAARVAPGGRVVAVDSAPDVVDAARAVAAERGLDNVEFAVADVHALDFADDSFDVVHAHQVLQHVGDPVQALRELRRVCRPGGVVAVRDSDYDAFTWFPSAPGLDRWLELYRRVARSNGGEPDAGRRLVSWARAAGFTDVTASAGTWCFAAPEERAWWSGMWADRTTASGYARRAVEGGHATLEELTAIADAWRSWGVQDDGWFVVLHGEILCRV; encoded by the coding sequence ATGACCGACCGCAGCGCCACCCGCCCGGAACCGTCCACGCCCCGCGAGACGGCCGTCTACACCCACGGCCATCACGAGTCCGTGCTGCGGTCGCACCGCTGGCGCACGGCGGAGAACTCCGCCGCCTATCTGCTGCCGGAGCTGAAGCCGGGCCTGACGGTCCTGGACGTGGGCTGCGGACCGGGCACGATCTCCGCCGATCTGGCCGCGCGGGTCGCGCCGGGCGGCCGGGTCGTCGCGGTGGACTCGGCGCCGGACGTCGTCGACGCCGCTCGGGCCGTCGCGGCCGAACGAGGCCTGGACAACGTCGAGTTCGCGGTGGCCGACGTCCACGCCCTCGACTTCGCCGACGACTCCTTCGACGTCGTCCACGCCCACCAGGTCCTCCAGCACGTCGGCGACCCGGTACAGGCACTGCGCGAGCTGCGGCGGGTGTGCCGGCCGGGCGGCGTGGTGGCCGTGCGGGACAGCGACTACGACGCGTTCACCTGGTTCCCGTCCGCGCCGGGCCTGGATCGCTGGCTCGAGCTGTACCGGCGGGTCGCCCGGTCCAACGGCGGCGAACCCGACGCCGGTCGCCGCCTGGTGTCCTGGGCCCGCGCGGCCGGGTTCACCGACGTCACGGCCTCGGCCGGGACCTGGTGCTTCGCCGCGCCGGAGGAGCGCGCCTGGTGGAGCGGGATGTGGGCGGACCGCACCACCGCGTCCGGATACGCCCGCCGGGCGGTCGAGGGCGGTCACGCGACCCTGGAGGAGCTGACGGCGATCGCGGACGCGTGGCGCTCCTGGGGTGTGCAGGACGACGGCTGGTTCGTCGTCCTGCACGGTGAAATCCTGTGCCGGGTCTGA
- a CDS encoding GCN5-related N-acetyltransferase (GCN5-related N-acetyltransferase [Streptomyces venezuelae ATCC10712];~N-Acyltransferase superfamily: Various enzymes that characteristically catalyzethe transfer of an acyl group to a substrate; cl17182;~identified by MetaGeneAnnotator; putative) has translation MPGMPIRHALPSDAAAIAAVHVRSWQAAYRDLLPAPYLDALDPAERAVAWRERLTDPAGPVVLVAEGAAEAGAVDAFVAFRAWRGEEAAEPSATAELSALYAAPEAWGRGVGRALLAAAVAAMRATGFREAGLWVFEDNARARAFYQAAGWSPDGEAVVEETGGRELRELRYRLSIS, from the coding sequence ATGCCGGGCATGCCGATCCGACACGCCCTCCCGTCCGACGCCGCCGCGATCGCGGCCGTCCATGTCCGTTCCTGGCAGGCGGCCTACCGCGACCTGCTGCCCGCGCCGTATCTCGACGCGCTCGATCCGGCCGAGCGGGCGGTCGCGTGGCGCGAGCGGCTGACGGATCCCGCCGGGCCGGTGGTGCTGGTGGCCGAAGGAGCGGCTGAGGCGGGGGCCGTGGACGCGTTCGTCGCCTTCCGTGCGTGGCGCGGCGAGGAGGCCGCGGAACCGTCGGCGACGGCGGAACTGTCGGCGCTGTACGCCGCTCCGGAGGCGTGGGGCCGCGGGGTCGGGCGGGCGCTGCTCGCGGCGGCGGTGGCGGCGATGCGCGCGACCGGCTTCCGGGAGGCCGGGCTGTGGGTGTTCGAGGACAACGCCCGGGCGCGGGCGTTCTACCAGGCGGCCGGCTGGAGCCCGGACGGAGAGGCCGTCGTCGAGGAGACCGGGGGCCGTGAACTGCGCGAACTGCGCTACCGGTTGTCCATATCCTGA
- a CDS encoding hypothetical protein (identified by MetaGeneAnnotator; putative;~sequence version:1), with the protein MNAPDPLGLAAVPLRTARLDLEPLRLDHAPEMAVALADPALHSFIGGVPLTEPGLLARYARLVAGPAEAGSAAWCNWVLRLRGDGPDGGSAVGTAQATVVRDGAEIAWVVGTPWQGRGLAREAAVALADWLRGQGVPSLVAHVHPEHHASAAVAAAAGLTPTDVFQDGERRWASSR; encoded by the coding sequence ATGAACGCACCCGACCCGCTCGGTCTCGCCGCCGTCCCGCTGCGCACCGCCCGGCTGGACCTGGAGCCGCTACGGCTCGACCACGCGCCCGAGATGGCGGTGGCCCTGGCCGATCCGGCGCTGCACTCCTTCATCGGCGGGGTCCCGCTCACCGAGCCCGGACTGCTGGCCCGTTACGCCCGGTTGGTCGCGGGGCCGGCCGAGGCCGGATCGGCCGCCTGGTGCAACTGGGTGCTGCGGTTGCGCGGCGACGGCCCGGACGGGGGCAGTGCGGTCGGCACCGCGCAGGCCACGGTGGTGCGCGACGGCGCCGAGATCGCGTGGGTGGTCGGTACGCCCTGGCAGGGCCGGGGGCTGGCCCGCGAGGCGGCGGTGGCCCTCGCCGACTGGCTGCGCGGGCAGGGCGTACCGTCGCTCGTCGCGCACGTCCATCCCGAGCACCACGCCTCGGCGGCGGTGGCCGCGGCGGCCGGGCTGACGCCGACGGACGTCTTCCAGGACGGGGAGCGGCGCTGGGCGTCGTCCCGCTGA
- a CDS encoding two component transcriptional regulator (DNA binding site [nucleotide binding];~Effector domain of response regulator. Bacteria and certain eukaryotes like protozoa and higher plants use two-component signal transduction systems to detect and respond to changes in the environment. The system consists of a sensor histidine kinase and...; cd00383;~PFAM: response regulator receiver; transcriptional regulator domain protein; SMART: response regulator receiver; KEGG: fra:Francci3_2444 two component transcriptional regulator;~Response regulators consisting of a CheY-like receiver domain and a winged-helix DNA-binding domain [Signal transduction mechanisms / Transcription]; COG0745;~Signal receiver domain; originally thought to be unique to bacteria (CheY, OmpR, NtrC, and PhoB), now recently identified in eukaroytes ETR1 Arabidopsis thaliana; this domain receives the signal from the sensor partner in a two-component systems; cd00156;~dimerization interface [polypeptide binding];~identified by MetaGeneAnnotator; putative;~intermolecular recognition site;~phosphorylation site [posttranslational modification];~two component transcriptional regulator [Catenulispora acidiphila DSM44928]), which yields MEDARSLAEVVAEGLRDQGMAVDVAHDGLDAAAKLGLNPYDVVVLDRDLPGIHGDTLCQMITERDDRAMVLMLTAAGAPGDRVSGLTLGADDYLAKPFHFPELILRIRSLARRRPAGRARVLRAAGLELDPVRRTVLRDGRPLDLSVKEFAVLEALLRASPGFLSAEGLLEQVWDENADPFTHTVTVTVGRLRRKLGGPPVITTTPGVGYRIADGPQRG from the coding sequence GTGGAGGACGCGCGCTCGCTCGCCGAGGTCGTCGCCGAGGGACTGCGGGACCAGGGGATGGCCGTCGATGTCGCGCACGACGGCCTCGATGCCGCCGCCAAGCTTGGCCTGAACCCGTACGACGTGGTGGTCCTCGACCGCGATCTGCCCGGTATCCACGGCGACACGCTCTGCCAGATGATCACCGAGCGGGACGATCGCGCGATGGTTCTGATGCTGACCGCGGCGGGCGCCCCCGGCGACCGGGTCAGCGGCCTCACCCTCGGCGCCGACGACTACCTCGCCAAGCCGTTCCACTTCCCGGAACTGATCCTGCGCATCCGGTCCCTGGCCCGCCGCCGGCCGGCCGGCCGGGCCCGCGTGCTGCGGGCCGCCGGCCTCGAACTCGACCCGGTGCGCCGGACCGTCCTCCGCGACGGCCGTCCGCTGGATCTGTCCGTCAAGGAGTTCGCCGTCCTGGAGGCGCTGCTGCGCGCGAGCCCCGGCTTCCTGAGCGCCGAGGGCCTCCTGGAACAGGTATGGGACGAGAACGCCGATCCCTTCACCCACACGGTGACCGTCACCGTCGGCCGGTTGCGCCGCAAGCTGGGCGGTCCACCGGTCATCACGACCACACCCGGGGTGGGTTATCGCATCGCCGACGGGCCCCAGCGGGGCTGA
- a CDS encoding periplasmic sensor signal transduction histidine kinase (ATP binding site [chemical binding];~G-X-G motif;~Histidine Kinase A (dimerization/phosphoacceptor) domain; Histidine Kinase A dimers are formed through parallel association of 2 domains creating 4-helix bundles; usually these domains contain aconserved His residue and are activated via...; cd00082;~Histidine kinase, Adenylyl cyclase, Methyl-accepting protein, and Phosphatase (HAMP) domain. HAMP isa signaling domain which occurs in a wide variety of signaling proteins, many of which are bacterial. The HAMP domain consists of two alpha helices...; cl01054;~Histidine kinase-like ATPases; This family includes several ATP-binding proteins for example: histidine kinase, DNA gyrase B, topoisomerases, heat shock protein HSP90, phytochrome-like ATPases and DNA mismatch repair proteins; cd00075;~Mg2+ binding site [ion binding];~Signal transduction histidine kinase [Signal transduction mechanisms]; COG0642;~dimer interface [polypeptide binding];~identified by MetaGeneAnnotator; putative;~periplasmic sensor signal transduction histidine kinase [Micromonospora sp. ATCC39149];~phosphorylation site [posttranslational modification]) yields the protein MGMPWSGTVGRRFTILYTAGFLGSGVVLLALTYLMSGGRLTSVAPEQFPAGPPGVAAEQRIQDLERQLVDAHAQQSRRLLVGSLIALVVMVGVSLLLGRVLAGRVLRPLRLITAATRRISAENLDQRLALTGPVDEVKELADTIDGLLERLGASFASQRRFVGNASHELRTPLATIRASLDVAVAKPKPAAQTVALADRVRTELDRVDHLLDGFLVLARAQHGPLADRTPVSLGALVRQALADGAAGIAAKALTVDGAVRPEAWTRGSPALLSRMVENMVANAIAHNQDGGWIRVSTEDDAGETRLVVETGGPVLDQEGVDRLTQPFVRLGADRTGPEGGSGLGLSIVAAIVTAHGGRLALLARPEGGLRVVAALPRDAATGPVPATGSGGVTW from the coding sequence ATGGGCATGCCGTGGAGCGGAACCGTCGGACGGCGGTTCACGATCCTGTACACCGCCGGGTTCCTCGGGTCGGGAGTCGTGCTGCTCGCCCTGACCTATCTGATGTCCGGTGGACGGTTGACCAGCGTCGCTCCGGAACAGTTCCCGGCCGGCCCGCCCGGCGTGGCCGCCGAGCAGCGGATCCAGGATCTGGAGCGGCAGCTCGTGGACGCGCACGCGCAGCAAAGCCGTCGGCTGCTGGTCGGCTCGCTGATCGCGCTGGTCGTCATGGTGGGCGTGTCGCTCCTGCTCGGCCGGGTCCTCGCCGGCCGGGTCCTGCGCCCGCTGCGGCTGATCACCGCGGCGACCCGGCGGATCTCCGCGGAGAACCTGGATCAACGGCTCGCCCTGACAGGCCCGGTCGACGAGGTCAAGGAACTCGCGGACACGATCGACGGTCTGCTGGAACGCCTCGGGGCCTCGTTCGCCTCGCAGCGCCGCTTCGTCGGCAACGCCTCGCATGAACTGCGCACGCCGCTGGCGACGATCCGGGCATCACTGGACGTCGCCGTCGCGAAGCCGAAGCCCGCGGCGCAGACCGTCGCGCTCGCCGACCGGGTACGCACCGAACTCGACCGGGTCGATCACCTCCTCGACGGCTTCCTCGTCCTCGCCCGGGCGCAGCACGGCCCGCTCGCCGACCGGACCCCCGTGTCGCTCGGTGCGCTGGTTCGGCAGGCGCTGGCCGACGGGGCCGCCGGAATCGCGGCGAAGGCGCTGACCGTCGACGGCGCGGTGCGGCCGGAGGCCTGGACGCGGGGCAGTCCGGCGCTGCTGTCCCGGATGGTGGAGAACATGGTCGCCAACGCGATCGCGCACAACCAGGACGGCGGCTGGATCCGCGTCTCCACTGAGGACGACGCCGGCGAGACGCGCCTCGTCGTCGAGACCGGCGGGCCCGTTCTCGACCAGGAGGGGGTGGACCGGCTGACGCAGCCGTTCGTACGGCTCGGCGCCGACCGGACGGGACCGGAGGGGGGTTCCGGCCTGGGGCTGTCGATCGTGGCGGCGATCGTCACGGCGCACGGCGGCCGCCTCGCCCTGCTGGCCCGGCCGGAGGGCGGCCTGCGCGTCGTGGCGGCGCTCCCGCGGGACGCCGCGACCGGTCCGGTCCCCGCGACGGGGTCCGGCGGCGTCACGTGGTGA
- a CDS encoding PKD domain containing protein (identified by MetaGeneAnnotator; putative;~sequence version:1), translated as MLTTNDILRREWTGFRRPGRLLAMAAAALVVIALGLLQASGGHTSCDGPCPAAPTGPDGSLVHDQFAFLHRDLGEHGSITVRMTAMTGTITYPPPDHDTIVPGLVPWAKAGILVKDGVRQGSSYAALMLTGGHGVRMQYDYRHDIAGSGGGVSATSPRWLRLNRSGDTLTGYESSDGETWTKVGTVRPSGLPKTVRVGLFATSPGDLTLRRFGLGGATEQVRFTQASGVFDHVRVKGAVAAGSWRSDTVGEMNRTDWEKEYKASGAVVDGGTITVTGVGDIGPAGAEDGGRPLEGTLGGLSLALLVVLVVAVRFVTAERRDDPLTRRALAAKAVVAGAATWVTGLVALGVVLPVGTVILRGNGIPVVGATASTCARVVVGTAAVLALAAMLAVALAALLRRARIAIPVAVLAIAVPYAVTSFPLLPDGLAQWLLRVTPAAGFATQQTLVAYPQVVAHYAPSAGYFPLPWWAGAAVLGAYVTTLLGLALRRLPQGGRRSGRQDGRVVTRR; from the coding sequence ATGCTGACGACCAACGACATACTCCGGCGGGAGTGGACCGGATTCCGGCGACCGGGCAGGCTGCTCGCGATGGCGGCCGCGGCCCTCGTCGTCATCGCCCTCGGTCTGCTCCAGGCGTCCGGCGGCCACACGTCCTGCGACGGGCCGTGCCCGGCCGCGCCGACCGGGCCCGACGGCTCCCTCGTCCACGACCAGTTCGCCTTCCTGCATCGCGATCTGGGCGAGCACGGCAGCATCACGGTCCGGATGACGGCCATGACGGGCACGATCACCTACCCGCCACCGGATCACGACACGATCGTCCCGGGCCTGGTCCCCTGGGCGAAGGCCGGAATCCTCGTCAAGGACGGGGTCCGCCAGGGGTCTTCCTACGCGGCGCTGATGCTCACCGGCGGCCATGGTGTGCGGATGCAGTACGACTACCGCCATGACATCGCGGGCAGCGGCGGCGGGGTCTCGGCCACGTCGCCACGCTGGCTGCGGCTGAATCGGTCGGGTGACACCCTCACCGGTTATGAATCGTCCGACGGCGAGACGTGGACGAAGGTCGGCACGGTGCGGCCGTCCGGGCTGCCGAAGACGGTGCGGGTCGGCCTGTTCGCCACCTCTCCCGGCGACCTGACGCTGCGGCGCTTCGGCCTCGGCGGCGCCACGGAACAGGTGCGCTTCACCCAGGCATCCGGCGTCTTCGACCACGTCCGCGTCAAGGGGGCGGTGGCCGCCGGGAGTTGGCGGAGCGACACCGTCGGCGAGATGAACCGGACCGACTGGGAGAAGGAGTACAAGGCGTCCGGAGCGGTGGTGGACGGCGGCACGATCACCGTCACCGGCGTCGGCGACATCGGGCCTGCCGGTGCCGAGGACGGTGGCCGCCCGCTGGAGGGGACGCTCGGCGGCCTGTCCCTGGCGCTGCTCGTCGTACTCGTGGTCGCGGTGCGCTTCGTCACCGCCGAGCGCCGCGACGATCCGCTCACCCGCCGGGCGCTCGCCGCCAAGGCGGTCGTCGCCGGGGCCGCCACCTGGGTGACCGGTCTTGTCGCCCTGGGCGTCGTGCTCCCGGTCGGCACGGTGATCCTGCGGGGGAACGGGATCCCCGTCGTCGGGGCGACCGCGTCCACCTGCGCGCGAGTCGTCGTCGGTACGGCCGCCGTGCTCGCTCTCGCCGCGATGCTGGCCGTCGCGCTCGCCGCCCTGCTGCGGCGCGCCCGGATCGCGATTCCGGTCGCCGTCCTGGCGATCGCGGTCCCGTACGCGGTGACCTCGTTCCCGCTGCTTCCCGACGGCCTGGCGCAGTGGCTGCTGCGGGTCACCCCGGCCGCCGGCTTCGCCACCCAGCAGACGCTCGTCGCCTATCCGCAGGTCGTCGCCCACTACGCGCCCTCCGCCGGGTACTTCCCGCTTCCGTGGTGGGCCGGGGCCGCCGTGCTGGGCGCGTACGTGACGACGCTTCTGGGCCTCGCTCTGCGCCGCCTGCCGCAGGGCGGCCGACGATCCGGCCGCCAGGACGGGCGGGTGGTGACGCGGCGGTGA
- a CDS encoding aminotransferase, class I and II (Aspartate aminotransferase (AAT) superfamily (fold type I) of pyridoxal phosphate (PLP)-dependent enzymes. PLP combines with an alpha-amino acid to form a compound called a Schiff base or aldimine intermediate, which depending onthe reaction, is the...; cl00321;~aminotransferase, class I and II [Streptomyces venezuelae ATCC10712];~identified by MetaGeneAnnotator; putative;~pyridoxal 5'-phosphate binding pocket [chemical binding]), which yields MRLTLPEGRGPVRYAPLAPSPGLPVLPRLAALLAGAADHTAPEPPGGGPVLREAAAGYWWRRGLRTHPEDTVAASGAPPLLLALLTAHGGDVLLPRPCPAWWTPQIRLLGRPAYAVPTPAECGGVPDPYALLETVRRIRAEGGSPRLLLLSVADDPTATVAPPELLREACEATVAEGLHIVSDETWRDTLHRPRETVLLSPADMCPEDVTVLTDLAGAFTPAGWPCAVARFPPGAAGAHRARTLDILTALGALVAAPVAPAAAYALGEPPDVAERTRLAAALHARIATAAHRAVLAAGALALPPRAGRHLYADLGPLRAGLTARGVQDSLDLENHLTEVLRTPVPGGHRFGDELGALRARFDTAPFLGETEPERAEALADPRPEELPHVAAALSRFAAVLAELAEAGDPRAGRDGS from the coding sequence ATGCGGCTGACCCTCCCCGAGGGGCGCGGGCCGGTGCGGTACGCGCCCCTCGCGCCGAGCCCTGGGCTGCCCGTGCTGCCCCGCCTCGCCGCCCTGCTCGCCGGTGCCGCGGACCACACCGCGCCCGAGCCGCCCGGCGGCGGGCCCGTCCTGCGTGAGGCGGCGGCCGGGTACTGGTGGCGACGCGGACTGCGGACCCACCCCGAGGACACCGTCGCCGCCTCCGGCGCCCCGCCGCTCCTGCTCGCCCTGCTCACCGCCCACGGCGGCGACGTGCTGCTGCCCCGGCCCTGCCCCGCCTGGTGGACCCCGCAGATCCGGCTCCTCGGCCGGCCCGCGTACGCCGTGCCCACCCCGGCCGAGTGTGGCGGCGTGCCCGACCCGTACGCCCTGCTGGAGACCGTGCGCCGGATCCGAGCCGAGGGCGGCAGCCCGCGGCTGCTGCTGCTTTCCGTCGCCGACGACCCCACCGCCACCGTCGCCCCGCCCGAACTCCTGCGCGAGGCATGCGAGGCGACGGTCGCCGAAGGGCTGCACATCGTCAGCGACGAGACCTGGCGCGACACCCTGCACCGCCCGCGCGAGACCGTGCTGCTGAGCCCCGCCGACATGTGCCCCGAGGACGTCACCGTCCTCACCGATCTGGCCGGCGCGTTCACCCCGGCCGGCTGGCCCTGCGCCGTCGCCCGCTTCCCACCGGGGGCGGCCGGTGCCCACCGGGCCCGTACGCTCGACATCCTCACCGCGCTCGGCGCCCTCGTCGCCGCCCCGGTCGCCCCCGCCGCCGCGTACGCGCTCGGCGAACCCCCGGACGTCGCCGAACGGACCCGGCTCGCCGCCGCCCTGCACGCCAGGATCGCCACCGCCGCGCACCGGGCCGTGCTGGCCGCCGGAGCGCTCGCCCTGCCGCCGCGGGCCGGACGTCATCTCTACGCCGATCTGGGCCCGTTGCGCGCGGGGCTGACCGCCCGTGGCGTGCAGGACTCCCTCGATCTGGAGAACCATCTGACCGAGGTGCTCCGCACCCCGGTCCCCGGCGGCCATCGCTTCGGCGACGAACTCGGCGCTCTGCGCGCCCGGTTCGACACCGCGCCCTTCCTGGGGGAGACCGAGCCGGAACGGGCGGAAGCCCTCGCCGACCCCCGGCCCGAGGAACTCCCGCACGTGGCGGCGGCGTTGAGCCGATTCGCGGCCGTCCTCGCGGAACTCGCCGAGGCAGGCGACCCGCGCGCGGGGAGGGACGGGAGCTGA
- a CDS encoding integral membrane protein (SNARE associated Golgi protein; cl00429;~identified by MetaGeneAnnotator; putative;~integral membrane protein [Streptomyces roseosporus NRRL15998]), with protein sequence MIERLVTVVPVAPVLPPESTQQAVGYPSLFLLVALGALVPVVPTGAVVSSAAVVAFHQTSPLALLFVFLVSSFAAFLGDLALYWLGQRGVRSRGGSRWLASLRGRVTPERLVHAQERLETHQVPVLVLSRLVPAGRIPVMLACLLAGMPLRRFARGDLPACLAWAATYQLIGILGGSLFPEPWQGVVAAVGLTVLVSALPALWRRLRGRHHHEVPPAGRGGEHA encoded by the coding sequence GTGATCGAGCGTCTCGTGACGGTGGTGCCCGTGGCTCCGGTGCTGCCGCCGGAGTCGACGCAGCAGGCCGTCGGCTATCCCTCGCTGTTCCTGCTGGTGGCGCTGGGCGCGCTGGTGCCGGTGGTGCCGACCGGCGCGGTCGTGAGCTCGGCTGCGGTGGTGGCCTTCCACCAGACGTCGCCGCTGGCGCTGCTGTTCGTGTTCCTGGTGTCGTCGTTCGCGGCGTTCCTCGGCGATCTCGCGCTGTACTGGCTCGGGCAGCGCGGGGTGCGCTCGCGCGGCGGGTCGCGCTGGCTGGCGTCGCTGCGCGGCCGGGTCACCCCGGAGCGACTCGTCCACGCGCAGGAACGGCTGGAGACCCACCAGGTGCCGGTGCTCGTCCTGTCGCGGCTCGTACCGGCCGGGCGGATCCCGGTGATGCTGGCCTGTCTGCTCGCCGGGATGCCGCTGCGCCGGTTCGCCCGGGGCGATCTGCCGGCTTGCCTGGCCTGGGCGGCGACGTACCAGCTCATCGGCATCCTGGGCGGTTCGCTCTTCCCGGAACCGTGGCAGGGTGTGGTGGCCGCGGTGGGGCTCACGGTGCTGGTCAGCGCGCTCCCGGCGCTGTGGCGGCGGCTGCGCGGACGGCACCACCACGAGGTGCCGCCGGCGGGCCGGGGCGGCGAGCACGCGTAG